Proteins found in one Pontibacter sp. SGAir0037 genomic segment:
- a CDS encoding GAF domain-containing protein — translation MPSVTSILEDLQQRLAEPNWQELLLEIIAAFDCSTGTIHTLDKNSNLLLLQAQQGIPAFLLPKMEQIPIGKGMAGIAAERKQPVEMCNLQTDESGVARPAARETKVEGSIAVPMLLEGELYGTLGVAKPVPYDFTEEESDNLLQIGAEISRILKSNAPKHLNS, via the coding sequence ATGCCCTCAGTAACCTCTATTCTGGAAGACCTGCAACAAAGGCTGGCAGAGCCTAACTGGCAGGAACTGCTGCTCGAAATTATTGCCGCCTTCGACTGCTCCACCGGCACCATCCATACCCTGGATAAAAACTCCAACCTGCTCCTGTTGCAGGCACAGCAAGGTATACCAGCCTTCCTGCTCCCTAAAATGGAACAGATCCCGATTGGGAAAGGCATGGCAGGAATAGCGGCAGAACGGAAGCAGCCTGTCGAAATGTGTAACCTGCAGACAGATGAATCCGGAGTGGCACGTCCGGCAGCCAGAGAAACGAAAGTGGAAGGCTCTATTGCCGTTCCGATGCTTTTAGAAGGCGAATTGTATGGCACACTTGGAGTCGCCAAACCTGTTCCCTATGATTTCACAGAAGAAGAATCGGATAACCTGCTTCAGATCGGTGCCGAAATCAGCCGAATTTTAAAATCAAATGCACCCAAGCACCTTAATTCCTGA
- a CDS encoding STAS domain-containing protein, whose protein sequence is MSTFKTEKQKNGQKLLVRLIGELDANTAVKAHQELEGVNTLCDITSLILDCAALSYISSAGIGVLLSLQLLCKEKNVQLSLCHVPPHILNVLEIIGLDKKIHVLHTDVELHHLLENNPL, encoded by the coding sequence ATGAGTACCTTTAAAACAGAAAAGCAGAAAAACGGCCAAAAGCTACTAGTGCGTCTAATTGGAGAACTGGATGCCAACACGGCTGTAAAAGCACACCAAGAACTGGAAGGTGTGAACACCCTTTGTGACATTACCTCCCTTATCCTGGATTGTGCAGCGTTAAGTTATATTTCTTCTGCCGGTATAGGTGTTTTACTTTCCCTGCAACTGCTCTGCAAGGAAAAAAATGTACAGCTCTCGCTCTGCCACGTCCCTCCTCATATTTTAAATGTGCTCGAAATAATTGGCCTTGACAAGAAGATTCATGTGCTCCATACCGATGTAGAGCTTCATCACCTGCTGGAGAACAACCCTTTGTAA
- a CDS encoding PA14 domain-containing protein: MELINNYTQNICNRAVSMLIAVVVGLLISSQTSAQSYSGPFVITKGGTYTGNWESRDSEVPAVEIKTSEPVTIINSNIRGAGYLIKSWSYRANITVRNTNGYGLPPTPWRSYKKPRRFLIVDDFRNVVVENCYMEGTAGIALSVRYSGNGTESETIKIRYNKAKNIDGRVYGGMEISNFVKFNFRGEVPHAEIAWNEVFNEPNNSLVEENINLYNSRGTPHSPIRIHNNFLKGAYPIPATASVYSGGGILSDSPQDGKSDPKSMVTAHLKVYENHTVNIGQHNYGIASGNNIEVYNNRAINSGLFDDGTPMNTYNNGLYGYDYYKTGATFNNVMRDNVIGVMRKDYRVESNYFPDGTVKDVNNTFLPGKITKQDEINEYNTWLQKVQRNGLTIGPASQSNANKAPAVSIASPAANATHEHGKALTITANASDPDGSISKVEFFDAGNKLGEATQSPYAITIDKPKMGSYYLTATAIDNKGATSTSSAVSITISNKPSQNDNNGNGNGNNGNGNNNGGNSGQPITGAITREFWDDVHGGIGDIPVSKKPYATSTLNTFEAPSNVGDNYGQRLSGYITAPATGEYTFWISGDDMAELWLSSSESPSQKEKIASVGSWTGTREWDKFSSQQSRKIRLEAGKRYYIEALHVEGGGGDHLAVGWQLPSGAMERPIGGNRFSADVAEAPATNGSLTRELWDDVHGGIGDIPVSKAPYATSTLNTFEAPSNVGDNYGQRLSGYITAPATGDYTFWISGDDMAELWLSSSESPSQKEKIASVGSWTSAREWDKFSSQQSRKIRLEAGKRYYIEALHVEGGGGDHLAVGWQLPGGAMERPIGGNRLSPIDLIYTASSTSNATLAEEFNPSFTEKVAAYPNPFSDRLMIDFSGQEAEITQLALYDQSGKLVYRKEAKELNAGNRSLELDLTGMDIKSGLFILKYVDSEGKSGNMKVIKK, translated from the coding sequence ATGGAGTTAATCAACAACTACACACAAAACATCTGCAACCGGGCCGTTTCCATGCTTATTGCAGTAGTAGTCGGATTACTAATCTCATCTCAAACTAGTGCTCAGTCCTACAGTGGACCATTTGTAATCACGAAAGGTGGTACCTACACCGGAAACTGGGAATCACGGGATTCAGAAGTGCCCGCCGTCGAAATCAAAACTTCTGAACCTGTAACCATCATTAATTCCAACATTCGCGGAGCTGGTTATTTAATTAAATCCTGGAGTTACCGGGCGAACATTACTGTTCGAAACACCAATGGCTACGGCTTGCCTCCCACACCGTGGAGAAGCTACAAAAAGCCACGTCGCTTTTTGATTGTTGATGATTTCAGAAATGTAGTGGTAGAGAACTGTTACATGGAAGGTACGGCAGGTATAGCGCTTTCTGTACGCTACAGCGGTAACGGAACAGAGTCTGAAACCATCAAAATCCGTTACAACAAGGCAAAGAACATCGATGGACGGGTGTACGGAGGTATGGAGATCTCCAACTTTGTTAAGTTTAACTTCCGTGGCGAAGTACCTCACGCAGAGATTGCCTGGAACGAGGTATTTAACGAGCCAAACAACTCGCTGGTAGAGGAAAACATCAACCTCTACAATTCGCGGGGCACGCCTCATTCACCTATCCGTATTCACAACAACTTCTTAAAAGGAGCTTATCCGATTCCTGCTACTGCCAGTGTTTACTCTGGTGGCGGTATTTTGTCTGACTCCCCGCAGGATGGTAAAAGCGATCCGAAGTCGATGGTGACGGCCCACTTGAAGGTATATGAAAACCATACAGTAAACATCGGCCAGCACAACTATGGTATTGCATCCGGAAACAACATCGAGGTGTACAACAACCGCGCTATCAACTCCGGCCTTTTCGATGATGGCACACCCATGAATACCTACAACAATGGCCTCTATGGGTACGACTACTATAAAACAGGAGCTACCTTTAACAATGTGATGCGCGACAACGTGATCGGGGTAATGCGAAAAGACTACAGAGTGGAGTCTAATTATTTCCCGGATGGCACTGTAAAAGATGTTAACAATACGTTCCTGCCAGGGAAAATAACAAAGCAGGATGAAATTAACGAGTACAATACATGGTTGCAGAAGGTGCAGCGAAATGGTTTAACCATTGGCCCTGCCTCGCAATCAAATGCAAACAAGGCTCCGGCGGTGAGCATTGCTTCTCCTGCTGCCAACGCAACGCATGAGCATGGAAAGGCTTTAACAATAACTGCCAATGCCTCCGATCCGGATGGTTCTATTTCGAAGGTAGAGTTCTTTGATGCAGGTAACAAATTAGGTGAAGCTACTCAAAGCCCTTATGCTATTACCATTGATAAGCCTAAAATGGGTAGCTACTACCTGACAGCGACTGCAATTGATAATAAAGGTGCGACATCTACTTCCAGTGCTGTAAGTATTACAATAAGCAATAAGCCATCGCAGAACGATAATAATGGCAATGGTAACGGCAATAACGGTAACGGTAATAACAACGGAGGCAATAGCGGCCAGCCTATTACCGGCGCTATAACCCGTGAATTCTGGGATGATGTGCACGGCGGCATCGGCGATATTCCTGTGTCTAAAAAGCCTTATGCTACTTCTACGCTCAACACGTTTGAGGCGCCTTCCAATGTGGGCGATAACTACGGCCAGCGCCTGAGCGGCTACATCACGGCACCTGCCACCGGCGAATACACCTTCTGGATCTCCGGCGACGACATGGCCGAGCTTTGGCTGAGCAGCTCCGAGAGCCCGTCTCAGAAGGAGAAGATTGCCTCTGTCGGCAGCTGGACCGGCACCCGCGAGTGGGACAAGTTCTCTTCTCAGCAGTCGAGGAAGATCAGGCTGGAGGCCGGCAAGCGCTACTACATCGAGGCACTGCACGTGGAAGGCGGCGGGGGAGACCACCTGGCCGTAGGCTGGCAGCTGCCAAGCGGAGCCATGGAAAGACCTATCGGTGGGAACAGGTTCTCTGCTGATGTGGCGGAAGCCCCTGCTACCAACGGCAGCCTTACCCGTGAGTTGTGGGATGATGTGCACGGCGGCATCGGCGACATTCCTGTGTCTAAAGCGCCTTACGCTACTTCTACGCTCAATACGTTTGAGGCGCCTTCTAATGTGGGCGACAACTACGGCCAGCGCCTGAGCGGCTACATCACGGCACCTGCCACCGGCGACTACACCTTCTGGATCTCCGGCGACGACATGGCCGAGCTTTGGCTGAGCAGCTCCGAGAGCCCGTCTCAGAAGGAGAAGATTGCCTCTGTCGGCAGCTGGACCAGCGCCCGCGAGTGGGACAAGTTCTCTTCTCAGCAGTCGAGGAAGATCAGGCTGGAGGCTGGCAAGCGCTACTACATCGAGGCCCTGCACGTGGAAGGCGGCGGGGGAGACCACCTGGCCGTAGGCTGGCAGCTGCCAGGCGGAGCCATGGAAAGACCTATCGGTGGGAACAGACTTTCCCCGATCGACCTGATCTATACTGCTTCCAGCACTTCCAATGCTACCTTAGCCGAAGAGTTCAACCCATCTTTTACAGAGAAAGTAGCTGCTTATCCAAATCCTTTCAGCGACAGACTCATGATCGATTTCAGCGGACAGGAAGCCGAGATAACGCAACTGGCACTATATGACCAGTCCGGTAAGCTTGTTTATAGAAAAGAGGCAAAAGAACTGAACGCAGGAAACAGAAGTTTAGAACTCGACTTAACAGGAATGGACATCAAATCTGGTCTGTTCATTCTTAAGTACGTTGATTCGGAAGGGAAATCAGGCAATATGAAAGTCATTAAAAAGTAA